A single region of the Paramicrobacterium fandaimingii genome encodes:
- a CDS encoding tyrosine-protein phosphatase produces MPSSTSPTGETIYGRIARGPRRELISKEGWESARSWGLNTVVDLRCLHETGAREQDPEVDERSTENIVVLSTPTEDQESEEFRRTCFPILDSPEYWVHNWRILPELVRNSLRAIATSPSGVLVHCSAGRDRTGMITALLLGNAGVPPSSVVDDYAQSVRAMAGTPHQGQAGDRQAEWNSQQREDWIESVSPIVYEAAEDTQRAFDMIQLDRRDQRRLREMLTQPSVIFSAHKC; encoded by the coding sequence TTGCCCTCCTCGACGTCTCCAACAGGAGAGACCATCTACGGTCGTATCGCCCGTGGTCCTCGACGTGAGTTGATCTCGAAGGAAGGTTGGGAGTCGGCTCGCAGCTGGGGGTTGAACACAGTTGTCGATCTTCGTTGTCTTCATGAAACGGGCGCTCGAGAACAGGACCCTGAAGTCGACGAGCGATCAACGGAGAATATTGTGGTTCTGTCGACCCCAACAGAAGATCAGGAATCTGAGGAATTCCGGCGAACGTGTTTTCCCATTCTCGACTCGCCGGAATACTGGGTCCACAATTGGCGGATTCTGCCGGAACTGGTCCGAAACTCTCTCAGGGCGATAGCCACGTCGCCATCTGGGGTTCTCGTTCACTGCAGCGCGGGCCGCGATCGTACCGGCATGATTACGGCGCTACTTCTTGGAAATGCCGGCGTGCCGCCCAGCTCAGTCGTCGATGATTATGCACAGTCGGTTCGCGCGATGGCGGGCACTCCTCATCAGGGGCAGGCGGGAGACCGGCAAGCTGAGTGGAATTCGCAACAGCGTGAGGACTGGATCGAGAGTGTTTCACCGATCGTGTATGAGGCTGCTGAAGACACCCAACGAGCTTTTGACATGATTCAGCTGGATCGCCGTGACCAACGTCGATTGCGTGAAATGCTCACGCAGCCGTCCGTGATTTTCTCGGCTCACAAATGCTGA
- the lnt gene encoding apolipoprotein N-acyltransferase, with protein sequence MSRSRRRMQDRTRPPIPLLAALIVAAASGPVLDAGFPDKNIWPLAFVGVAMILVTLIGRRAGTGFLVGFVAGLSFYLTHIFWATLYLGAIPWLALSTLESLFFALGAMLITLAYRWVPRVWTSPVARFTFLPAVVAALWTARESIASVWPYGGFAWGRVSLSQSQSPFADLVSWLGLSGLSFVLVFLTAVIVQLLITPGALRLSAAAVPVALIACVLAVPAWSTQQNGTSTIAAVQGNGKAGYFDEREPGDILISQLKASQDVVGHSIDLLVWPENGTDLDPTRDSASAVALNLLSESLGRAPILTGTITHRDGNYYNTSLLLQDGRVADYYDKVHPVPFGEYVPDRAFWEPFAPDLLGLIQRDYTPGTRDSVMNVNGMIAGISICFDIVDDALVRDTIDRGAQIILAQTNNADFGETDENQQQLAIARMRAIETGRALVNISTVGESQMIAPDGSTIQEIPSHEPGYLLQTLPLMKGTTPAVALGAQIEMIIVVFGLSALVAAGTGARRPRKRR encoded by the coding sequence GTGTCTAGATCTCGCCGTCGAATGCAAGACCGCACCCGCCCACCGATTCCTCTTCTCGCCGCGCTCATTGTTGCCGCGGCATCTGGACCGGTTCTTGACGCCGGGTTCCCTGACAAAAACATCTGGCCGCTGGCGTTCGTCGGCGTCGCGATGATTCTCGTCACCCTCATCGGACGCAGAGCCGGCACGGGTTTTCTCGTCGGCTTCGTCGCCGGCCTGTCTTTCTACCTGACACACATCTTCTGGGCAACGCTCTATCTCGGAGCCATACCCTGGCTGGCTCTGTCGACACTGGAGTCGCTCTTCTTCGCGCTCGGCGCGATGCTCATCACCCTGGCGTACCGCTGGGTGCCCCGCGTGTGGACGTCGCCCGTTGCGCGGTTCACCTTTCTGCCCGCCGTCGTCGCAGCGCTCTGGACCGCGCGTGAATCGATCGCCAGTGTGTGGCCGTATGGAGGCTTCGCGTGGGGACGCGTTTCGCTCAGCCAATCTCAGAGCCCTTTCGCCGACCTCGTTTCGTGGCTCGGGCTTTCTGGGCTGAGCTTCGTTCTCGTCTTCCTCACCGCCGTCATCGTTCAGCTGCTGATCACGCCCGGTGCCCTCAGGCTCTCGGCCGCGGCAGTGCCCGTTGCCCTGATCGCCTGCGTACTTGCGGTACCGGCCTGGTCAACCCAGCAGAACGGAACATCGACGATCGCGGCCGTCCAAGGAAACGGCAAGGCGGGCTACTTCGACGAACGCGAGCCCGGAGACATCCTCATTTCACAGCTCAAAGCCTCGCAGGATGTTGTCGGTCACAGCATCGATCTTCTCGTGTGGCCAGAAAACGGAACCGACCTCGACCCCACTCGAGACAGCGCTTCCGCTGTGGCTCTCAATCTGCTGAGCGAATCGCTGGGTCGAGCCCCGATACTGACAGGCACCATCACGCACCGAGACGGCAACTACTACAACACGTCATTGCTACTGCAGGACGGCCGCGTCGCGGATTACTACGACAAAGTGCATCCTGTTCCGTTTGGCGAATATGTGCCTGACCGCGCGTTCTGGGAGCCGTTTGCACCCGATCTTCTCGGACTGATCCAGCGAGATTACACGCCGGGAACCCGAGACTCCGTCATGAATGTCAACGGCATGATCGCCGGAATCTCGATCTGCTTCGACATCGTCGACGATGCGCTCGTGCGCGACACGATCGACCGCGGCGCGCAGATCATTCTGGCGCAGACAAATAATGCCGATTTCGGCGAGACCGATGAGAATCAGCAGCAGCTGGCGATTGCACGGATGCGCGCAATCGAGACAGGTCGTGCGCTTGTGAACATCTCGACGGTCGGCGAGAGTCAGATGATCGCCCCAGACGGATCGACGATTCAAGAGATTCCGTCACACGAACCGGGATATCTGCTGCAAACGCTGCCACTGATGAAAGGAACAACGCCTGCTGTCGCGCTCGGCGCTCAGATCGAGATGATCATTGTCGTTTTCGGCCTGAGCGCACTCGTGGCCGCTGGCACAGGTGCCAGGCGGCCACGAAAGCGTCGCTGA
- a CDS encoding glycerophosphodiester phosphodiesterase family protein, whose amino-acid sequence MTVRFLAPQRDIRIFAHRGLAAGVPENTLAAFSAAVAAGADYVETDVHVTKDGVCVIHHDATLTLGGTTWNIADERYETLRALDLGEGESMPALSDALSAFPEVRFNIDVKTRAAAEPAARAILDADATERVLVTSFDEKTRRAAVALLPGVTTSASSAKIIAALPWMLLGAPTRVAAVLTGIPVVQIPEKRGRLRLVSPRIVRVMHRAGIEVHVWTVNDPSDMARLHGWGVEGIITDRCDVAIRMTRH is encoded by the coding sequence GTGACCGTCCGTTTTCTCGCCCCGCAGCGAGACATCAGAATCTTCGCTCATCGAGGGCTCGCAGCCGGTGTTCCCGAGAACACTCTCGCCGCGTTCAGTGCTGCTGTCGCCGCGGGTGCTGATTACGTCGAAACTGACGTGCACGTCACCAAAGACGGCGTGTGCGTCATTCACCATGACGCCACCCTCACTCTCGGAGGAACGACCTGGAACATCGCCGATGAGCGCTACGAGACGCTTCGAGCACTCGACCTTGGTGAAGGCGAGAGCATGCCCGCACTCTCCGACGCGCTCTCGGCATTTCCCGAGGTGCGCTTCAATATTGACGTGAAGACGCGGGCCGCCGCAGAGCCTGCTGCCCGCGCCATACTCGACGCAGACGCCACCGAGCGGGTACTCGTGACCTCATTCGACGAAAAGACACGTCGCGCCGCCGTCGCTTTGCTGCCCGGCGTGACAACGAGCGCCTCCTCGGCGAAGATCATTGCGGCGCTCCCCTGGATGCTGCTCGGCGCGCCCACCCGCGTCGCCGCGGTGCTCACCGGCATCCCCGTTGTGCAGATCCCAGAAAAGCGAGGGAGACTGCGGCTCGTCTCTCCGCGAATTGTGCGGGTCATGCATCGTGCAGGGATCGAGGTGCATGTGTGGACCGTCAATGACCCGTCCGACATGGCCCGACTGCACGGTTGGGGCGTGGAAGGGATCATTACCGACCGGTGCGACGTTGCGATCAGAATGACCCGGCACTAA
- a CDS encoding acyl-CoA thioester hydrolase/BAAT C-terminal domain-containing protein, whose translation MRCIPLERPEGVRCIPNEHSGAGVLVLAGSSGRIDEDRARVFAQLGCIAESIRWFGGAGQHDEPWEIPLETFAERVENLTRTCDRVYVVGTSFGSEAALLTGARVDAVSGVVAFAPSDVVWAGFDGAGRETSHWTLDGAPLPYVPFDFDAHVPNEVPCFLPLYTASRVTYTHLVESASIPVERIKNLVLVAGGDDQVWPSIAHAERIRDRRQGCPFATTLVSHDAAGHRTLLPGEPPISSGRVMTRGGSEQADRALGNQALGAILDMLTTH comes from the coding sequence ATGCGCTGCATCCCACTCGAAAGACCGGAAGGCGTGCGCTGCATACCGAATGAGCATTCCGGCGCAGGCGTTCTCGTGCTCGCCGGCTCGAGTGGACGTATCGACGAAGATCGAGCCAGAGTCTTCGCGCAATTGGGTTGCATCGCCGAGTCGATTCGCTGGTTTGGCGGGGCCGGGCAGCACGACGAACCGTGGGAGATTCCCCTCGAGACATTTGCTGAACGCGTCGAGAATCTCACGAGAACCTGCGACCGTGTCTATGTTGTCGGAACGTCGTTCGGTTCCGAGGCCGCGCTTCTGACCGGAGCCCGCGTCGATGCCGTTTCCGGCGTCGTCGCGTTCGCCCCGTCAGATGTCGTCTGGGCTGGCTTCGACGGCGCGGGACGCGAGACCTCCCATTGGACGCTGGACGGCGCACCCCTCCCCTACGTTCCGTTCGATTTCGATGCGCATGTACCCAACGAAGTGCCATGTTTTCTCCCGCTGTATACCGCCTCACGCGTGACTTACACACACCTCGTCGAGTCGGCGTCGATTCCCGTCGAGCGCATCAAAAATCTCGTTCTCGTCGCGGGAGGTGACGATCAGGTCTGGCCGAGTATTGCGCACGCCGAACGCATCCGCGATAGGCGTCAGGGATGCCCGTTCGCCACGACCCTCGTGAGCCACGACGCAGCAGGGCACCGCACCTTGCTCCCCGGAGAGCCCCCGATCTCCTCAGGCCGAGTAATGACGCGCGGAGGCTCGGAGCAAGCCGATCGTGCGCTTGGCAACCAAGCCTTGGGCGCCATTCTCGACATGCTCACGACTCACTGA
- a CDS encoding NUDIX domain-containing protein, translating to MPAAPIATDARGDSLIEIVRTDSAGLSEASARTPCPLALVVVADGHSGRVLFGLNWWRRSFELPGGMVEDDESFESAASRELQEETGINVPQPLLVGYAYFGLTTPPREELGAIFFARVFDAVATPSDELVELAWRVPLTASDTPVSHLDDVIAAWALTVVAG from the coding sequence ATGCCCGCAGCCCCGATTGCCACTGATGCTCGCGGAGACTCGCTAATCGAAATCGTGCGCACCGATTCGGCCGGGCTGAGCGAGGCAAGCGCGCGTACGCCGTGCCCACTCGCACTCGTGGTCGTCGCCGATGGGCATTCCGGTCGCGTTCTCTTCGGCCTCAATTGGTGGCGGCGATCGTTTGAGCTGCCCGGTGGAATGGTGGAGGATGACGAGTCTTTTGAGAGCGCCGCGTCTCGGGAGCTCCAGGAAGAAACCGGAATCAACGTTCCGCAACCGCTGCTCGTGGGATATGCGTACTTTGGGCTGACAACTCCCCCGCGAGAGGAACTCGGGGCCATCTTCTTTGCGCGCGTTTTTGACGCCGTTGCGACACCAAGCGACGAGCTTGTGGAACTGGCATGGCGGGTGCCGTTGACAGCATCCGACACCCCAGTTTCCCACCTCGACGATGTTATTGCAGCGTGGGCACTCACCGTTGTTGCAGGTTGA
- a CDS encoding histidine phosphatase family protein: MTRRILLLRHAMPDASLDASPDAWPLSDDGAAAASRLFGRLPTNGVLASSPELKARQTLERAPGTQTDIVVDSRFAEVRRPDEPFDDGFRDRRFTWIVGHPCPLHEHWETPEAAASRFQAGINAIDGESIVVASHGMVLTAWLIAVGVVRPGHEAGRFWSALSMPDLVEVTVP, translated from the coding sequence ATGACACGTCGAATCTTGCTCCTTCGACACGCGATGCCCGACGCATCACTCGATGCTTCTCCTGACGCCTGGCCGCTGAGCGACGACGGTGCGGCGGCTGCGTCGCGGTTATTTGGGCGACTTCCCACTAACGGTGTCCTCGCATCAAGTCCAGAGCTCAAAGCTCGGCAGACTCTCGAGCGCGCACCCGGCACGCAAACAGACATCGTTGTCGATTCCCGCTTCGCGGAGGTGCGCCGCCCGGATGAGCCGTTTGACGATGGATTTCGCGATCGACGGTTCACGTGGATCGTTGGTCATCCGTGCCCACTCCATGAGCATTGGGAGACTCCAGAAGCTGCAGCGTCGCGGTTTCAAGCAGGAATCAACGCGATCGATGGCGAGTCGATCGTCGTCGCGAGCCATGGCATGGTGCTGACGGCATGGCTTATCGCCGTTGGCGTAGTGAGACCAGGCCATGAGGCCGGTCGCTTCTGGAGCGCACTATCCATGCCCGATCTCGTCGAGGTGACGGTGCCGTGA
- a CDS encoding DEAD/DEAH box helicase, producing the protein MTPEPTVHSAAYSAFTAELDFSLDEFQRRACDAIDADHSVLVAAPTGAGKTIVAEYAIHVAMRQANAKVFYTAPMKALSNQKFTELTELYGADSVGLLTGDTNINPRARIVVMTTEVLRNMLYADSDLLQNLAFVVLDEVHYLADRFRGAVWEEVIIHLPGPVRLISLSATVSNAEEFGDWLQTVRGDTEVIVSEDRPVPLDQHVMIQGDLVGLFADGGAGSRVNPELVRLAKYGGRAPTSKRDRHVRHRRSGVHRIRREEVVRLLEGHQLLPAIYFIFSRAGCDGAVEQVVRSGLRLTDRDERKLIREFAEERCRNIPDRDRSILGYWSWLDALQRGVAAHHAGMLPVFKEVVEELFRRRLLRVVFATETLSLGINMPARTVVLEKLEKFNGESRVRITPGEYTQLTGRAGRRGIDVEGHSVICWHDGLEPGSVGSLASKRSYPLTSSFRPTYNMAVNLIAQFGRARTRDILESSFAQFQADRAVLALARTVREQEESLAGYAESMACDRGDFAEYAGLRRELTDLERKSARVHSMPRAQRDKRQKRVSELQKRMRQHPCHGCPDRESHARWAERWWRLRRETDQLKKRIASRTNAVAAVFDRVTDVLSELDYVRSAPDGEPTLTDDGHVLSRVYGERDLLVTESLRTGLWDQLDGASLAAMVSCLLFEPKRDSSEYAQQYLPRGPFRKALTETMQVWTALDDLEDRHRLSRSEPPSTGLAPAIHMWARGEELDRVLVEADLSAGDFVRWCRQIIDLLDQISGIAGPTMTATSRSAIDAVRRGIVAYASV; encoded by the coding sequence TTGACACCTGAGCCCACCGTGCACTCCGCCGCCTACTCTGCTTTCACAGCGGAGTTGGACTTCTCACTCGATGAGTTCCAACGCCGTGCGTGCGATGCCATCGACGCCGATCACAGTGTGCTCGTCGCGGCGCCGACAGGGGCGGGCAAGACCATCGTCGCTGAATACGCGATTCACGTTGCCATGCGGCAGGCGAATGCCAAGGTCTTCTACACGGCACCGATGAAAGCGCTCAGCAACCAGAAGTTCACGGAACTCACGGAACTCTACGGAGCGGACTCCGTCGGCCTTCTCACGGGCGATACCAATATCAATCCCCGCGCACGCATCGTCGTCATGACTACCGAAGTGCTACGCAACATGCTGTACGCAGACTCCGATCTGCTCCAGAATCTGGCGTTCGTCGTCCTCGATGAAGTGCACTACCTCGCCGACCGCTTTCGCGGGGCCGTGTGGGAAGAGGTAATCATTCACCTTCCCGGGCCCGTACGGCTCATCTCGTTGAGCGCCACGGTCTCGAACGCCGAGGAATTCGGCGACTGGCTGCAGACGGTACGCGGTGACACCGAGGTGATCGTGTCGGAGGATCGCCCCGTTCCCCTCGACCAGCACGTCATGATCCAGGGCGACCTCGTCGGGCTTTTCGCTGACGGGGGAGCGGGGTCTCGGGTGAACCCAGAGCTCGTTCGGCTCGCCAAATATGGCGGCCGCGCACCAACCAGCAAGCGCGACAGACACGTGCGCCATCGGAGAAGCGGTGTGCACCGTATTCGCCGCGAAGAGGTCGTGCGCCTTCTGGAAGGTCACCAGCTGCTCCCGGCGATCTACTTCATCTTCAGCCGCGCAGGCTGCGATGGTGCCGTTGAGCAAGTTGTGCGGTCCGGCCTCCGACTGACCGATAGAGATGAGCGCAAACTCATTCGCGAGTTCGCTGAAGAACGGTGCCGCAACATTCCCGACCGCGATCGATCGATTCTCGGTTATTGGTCGTGGCTCGACGCCCTGCAGCGCGGCGTCGCCGCCCACCATGCGGGAATGCTTCCGGTCTTCAAGGAGGTCGTCGAAGAGCTGTTCCGCCGTCGGCTTCTCCGCGTCGTCTTCGCCACCGAAACGCTGTCGCTTGGAATCAACATGCCCGCGCGCACCGTGGTTCTCGAGAAGCTTGAGAAGTTCAATGGCGAATCGCGTGTGCGCATAACCCCGGGGGAGTACACCCAGCTCACCGGGCGGGCAGGGCGCCGCGGAATCGACGTTGAGGGCCACTCGGTGATCTGCTGGCACGACGGGCTTGAACCGGGCTCCGTCGGGTCGCTGGCGTCGAAGCGCAGCTACCCTCTGACCTCGAGCTTTCGTCCGACGTACAACATGGCTGTCAACTTGATTGCGCAATTCGGGCGCGCCCGCACCCGCGACATCCTCGAATCGTCGTTTGCGCAGTTTCAAGCGGACCGCGCTGTGCTCGCGCTCGCACGGACGGTCCGCGAACAAGAGGAGTCGCTCGCGGGCTATGCGGAGTCAATGGCCTGCGATCGAGGCGACTTCGCAGAATACGCCGGGCTCCGCCGCGAGCTGACCGATCTGGAGCGAAAGAGCGCTCGGGTGCATTCGATGCCGCGTGCGCAGCGCGACAAACGGCAGAAGCGCGTCTCTGAGCTGCAGAAGCGCATGCGCCAGCATCCGTGCCATGGATGCCCCGATCGCGAGTCACACGCACGGTGGGCGGAACGCTGGTGGAGACTGCGCCGTGAGACCGACCAGCTGAAGAAACGCATCGCATCGCGAACGAACGCCGTCGCCGCCGTTTTCGATCGCGTGACCGATGTGCTCTCCGAGCTCGATTATGTTCGCTCCGCCCCAGACGGTGAGCCGACTCTCACCGACGACGGACATGTGTTGTCACGCGTCTACGGAGAACGCGATCTTCTGGTCACCGAATCCCTGCGCACGGGGCTCTGGGACCAGCTGGACGGCGCCTCGCTCGCTGCGATGGTGAGCTGTCTGCTCTTCGAGCCAAAGCGGGATTCGTCTGAATACGCCCAGCAGTACCTTCCTCGCGGGCCGTTCAGAAAGGCGCTGACAGAGACGATGCAGGTATGGACGGCTCTCGACGATCTCGAGGACCGCCACCGCCTCAGCAGGTCCGAACCGCCGTCGACAGGGCTTGCGCCGGCGATCCACATGTGGGCGCGAGGTGAGGAGCTCGATCGCGTTCTTGTCGAGGCCGATCTCTCGGCTGGCGACTTTGTTCGCTGGTGCCGTCAGATCATCGACCTTCTCGATCAGATCAGCGGAATCGCGGGTCCGACGATGACGGCGACGTCGCGATCTGCGATCGACGCGGTGCGTCGGGGCATCGTTGCCTATGCCTCCGTCTGA
- a CDS encoding RNA polymerase-binding protein RbpA: MADRSLRGMRLGAQSLQSEEGVVFSERVQRTYQCTECKKETTLTFAADAEAPDVWECKACGAEALLLVGTETVTVDHSDAKTPRSHWDMLLERRSRDELEVLLQERLEYLRARRGEQKSA, encoded by the coding sequence ATGGCAGATCGCAGTTTGCGCGGAATGCGCCTCGGCGCCCAGAGCTTGCAAAGCGAAGAGGGCGTCGTCTTTTCAGAACGAGTTCAGCGCACATACCAGTGCACCGAGTGCAAAAAGGAGACAACCCTCACTTTTGCCGCGGATGCTGAAGCTCCGGACGTATGGGAGTGCAAGGCCTGCGGCGCGGAAGCGCTGCTTTTGGTCGGCACAGAGACCGTCACGGTCGATCATTCAGATGCGAAGACCCCACGGTCTCACTGGGACATGCTCCTCGAACGGCGCAGCCGCGACGAGCTCGAAGTGCTTCTTCAGGAGCGCCTCGAGTATCTGCGTGCGCGACGAGGAGAGCAGAAAAGCGCCTAG
- a CDS encoding SDR family oxidoreductase, which yields MSNPLQPGSLDGKRVLVTGSSRGVGADTVRYFAEAGAHVAINFRNKEARAEKLADSIRDSGGTAITVGADLTKPESVKAMFDIVAKELGQLDILVLNASGGMESGMDEDYAMVLNRDAQVGALAAAQSLLGHGSRVVFVTSHQAHFIRTTPTMPEYEQVATSKRAGEDALREQIPALAEKGIDFVVVSGDMIEGTITATLLNRMNPGALDERKKAAGKLYNVAEFAAEVALAAVEPIPEDNTRLVGDVSGFTPES from the coding sequence GTGTCTAACCCCCTTCAGCCTGGTTCTCTCGATGGCAAGCGCGTTCTGGTGACGGGGTCGAGCCGCGGCGTCGGTGCCGACACTGTGCGCTATTTCGCCGAGGCAGGGGCTCACGTCGCAATCAACTTCCGCAATAAGGAAGCGCGCGCTGAGAAGCTTGCTGACAGCATCCGTGATAGCGGCGGTACCGCGATCACTGTCGGTGCCGATCTCACGAAACCGGAATCCGTCAAGGCCATGTTCGACATCGTCGCCAAGGAGCTCGGACAGCTCGACATTCTCGTTCTCAATGCGTCAGGCGGCATGGAATCGGGAATGGATGAGGACTACGCAATGGTGCTCAATCGCGACGCGCAGGTTGGAGCGCTGGCCGCCGCGCAGTCGCTGCTCGGGCACGGCTCGCGCGTGGTCTTCGTCACGAGCCACCAGGCGCACTTCATTCGCACGACGCCGACAATGCCCGAGTATGAGCAGGTTGCCACGTCGAAGCGCGCGGGGGAGGACGCCCTGCGAGAGCAGATCCCCGCTCTCGCGGAGAAGGGCATCGACTTCGTCGTCGTGTCCGGCGACATGATCGAGGGAACCATCACAGCGACGCTGCTGAACCGAATGAACCCTGGAGCACTCGACGAGCGCAAGAAGGCAGCGGGCAAGCTCTATAACGTGGCTGAGTTCGCCGCAGAGGTCGCGCTCGCTGCAGTCGAGCCGATTCCTGAAGACAACACCCGACTCGTCGGCGATGTTTCTGGTTTCACGCCCGAATCTTAG
- the tatA gene encoding twin-arginine translocase TatA/TatE family subunit, giving the protein MTGWHLLIILFLVLLLFGAPKLPGLARSVGQSMKIFKSEIKNDDDTSKTNDERPNTDKTTPTSPDSTAPEKSSDDPTPKP; this is encoded by the coding sequence TTGACCGGATGGCACCTGCTCATCATCCTGTTTCTCGTGCTTTTGTTGTTCGGTGCCCCGAAGCTTCCTGGACTCGCGCGCAGTGTCGGCCAGTCGATGAAGATCTTCAAGAGCGAGATCAAGAACGACGATGACACCTCGAAGACGAACGACGAACGGCCGAACACGGACAAGACGACACCCACGTCGCCCGATTCGACCGCACCAGAGAAGTCGTCCGACGATCCGACCCCTAAGCCCTGA
- the tatC gene encoding twin-arginine translocase subunit TatC, with amino-acid sequence MTLGEHLLELRKRLFIAAIAIVVGMIAGFVVSNYAIELMSEPIRQLADKKLANLNFDTVTSGFDLHMKVALTLGFVVSAPVWLYQIWSFLVPGLKRSETKYILGFILTAIPLFFAGCYAGWIVMPHIVELMAGFTPDDASNLYQAGYYYDFILKLVLAVGIAFVLPVFLVLLNFVGVLSARAIINGWRIALLVIMLFCAIATPAADVISMFLLAVPMIVLYFAAYGVSFINDRRRAKKAAKLEAEYSS; translated from the coding sequence ATGACGCTGGGTGAGCATCTGCTCGAACTTCGCAAGCGACTCTTTATCGCTGCGATCGCGATCGTCGTGGGGATGATCGCTGGCTTTGTCGTGTCGAACTACGCGATCGAACTCATGTCGGAGCCCATCCGTCAGCTCGCTGATAAGAAACTGGCGAATCTGAACTTCGACACGGTGACAAGCGGCTTCGACCTGCACATGAAGGTTGCGCTGACGCTCGGCTTCGTCGTGTCTGCCCCTGTCTGGCTTTACCAGATCTGGTCGTTCCTCGTTCCCGGTCTGAAGCGCAGCGAAACCAAGTACATCCTCGGCTTCATCCTCACCGCGATCCCGCTGTTCTTTGCCGGCTGTTACGCCGGCTGGATCGTCATGCCACACATCGTCGAGCTCATGGCCGGCTTCACGCCAGACGACGCATCGAATCTCTATCAGGCCGGCTACTACTACGACTTCATACTGAAGCTCGTGCTCGCTGTCGGGATCGCTTTCGTTCTGCCCGTCTTCCTCGTACTGCTGAACTTCGTCGGTGTGCTCTCCGCTCGCGCGATCATCAACGGCTGGCGAATCGCTCTTCTCGTCATCATGCTGTTCTGTGCGATCGCAACGCCCGCAGCCGACGTCATATCGATGTTCCTCCTCGCGGTCCCCATGATCGTGCTGTACTTCGCGGCATACGGCGTGTCCTTCATCAACGACAGACGCCGCGCGAAGAAAGCGGCGAAGCTGGAGGCCGAGTACTCGTCTTGA
- a CDS encoding HdeD family acid-resistance protein: protein MSENTTKWLIDHVRLSPGQITGIRVALIIGGLAAVALGIVIWAWPGVTLLLVAWAFGVFFIVTGIVRAAIGLSAFEATTGGKILAVVLGILLVIAGIVILINPGFGITILATVVGIVWIVEGIASLASLPNSSLKWLAVVYGVLSIVGGILVVISPGFAAGVMLIVAATMLVVGGIAQTLEGIVFARGRDKPVTAGS, encoded by the coding sequence GTGTCTGAGAACACAACAAAATGGCTGATCGATCATGTGCGGCTCTCCCCCGGGCAGATCACGGGCATCAGGGTTGCCCTCATCATCGGAGGGCTCGCAGCTGTTGCTCTCGGCATCGTTATCTGGGCGTGGCCCGGCGTGACGCTGTTGCTCGTCGCCTGGGCATTCGGCGTCTTCTTTATCGTTACCGGGATTGTGCGCGCTGCCATTGGACTCTCAGCGTTCGAGGCGACAACCGGTGGCAAGATTCTTGCCGTCGTGCTCGGCATCCTCTTGGTGATCGCCGGCATCGTGATCCTCATAAATCCAGGGTTCGGCATCACGATTCTGGCGACGGTTGTTGGAATCGTATGGATTGTCGAAGGAATTGCGTCACTCGCGTCGCTTCCAAACAGCTCGCTGAAATGGCTCGCCGTCGTCTATGGGGTGCTGAGCATCGTCGGAGGAATCCTTGTGGTGATCTCCCCCGGATTCGCCGCCGGAGTCATGCTGATCGTCGCCGCGACGATGCTCGTCGTCGGCGGAATCGCGCAGACGCTTGAAGGAATCGTCTTCGCGCGTGGCCGAGACAAGCCTGTCACCGCAGGCTCATAG